The segment gtggcgctgtggctcaagtggcagagtactaaccttgagcaaaaagccagggacagtgctcaggtcctgagttcaagccccaggactggcaaaaaacaaaacaaagaaaatttgtcAAAGCCCTCgacgttggggctggggatatagcctagtggcaagagtgcctgcctcggatacacgaggccctaggttcgattccccagcaccacatatacagaaaacggccagaagtggcgctgtggctcaagtggcagagtgctagcctagagcgggaagaagccagggacagtgctcaggccctgagtccaaggcccaggactggccaaaaaaaaaaaaaaaaagccctcgaCGTTGTTGTCccttgttttgtggtgctggggatggaacccaagcAAACCATGGAACCTTCCCACGTGCTAGGTTAAGTGCTCTAACCACCAACACCCAAACAGTCCCTTTAAGCACCTACTTTGTTCCAGGCTTATGGATGGGAATCCACGGGGCCTTATTCCCAAGGAGGTTACCATTGGCCTGGGTGGGCAGTACAGGGATCCTCATAAGTGCCAGAAACGTGGGATAAGTTATTCTCTCTGTAACTTTCCTTCATGGCTCTGCCCTAACCTGCGATTATTTCTGTGAGAGTATGTGGCATAATGCTATTGTCTTCCCCACAAGACACTGCCCGAAAGAGACTACCGAAGCAAAGGTGCTCTGGCTTACACAGTGTCTTTGCTCTGAGGTCCTACAGTGATGTGTCAGTATCCACAAGTAAGGGAGTTTAGTGGGTGCAGGGCTGGGTCAGAGTTCTTACCCTTTCTCGCCTTTGTTGACAAATTTCTGAACCTCCTTTACACCGCGCCGAATCTGCTTCTGCTTAACAGCTGCAGACAGAAGAGTCAGTAGGGAGGGCTTGCCTCGCACCCCGGCACCGCGTCCCCCAGGACCCCCGCGACGGCACTCCTGGTCTCGGGacgcccggccccggcctcctCTCGCCCTCGCCCCTGCTCTCGCCCCTGCTCTCGGGACCCCCGGCCCCCCTCGCCCCCGCCCCTGCTCTCGGGACCCCCGGGCCCCCTCGCCCCTGCTTTTGGGACCCCCGGCCCCCCCTCTCCTGTTCTCGGGACCCCCGGCCCCCCTCGCCCTCGCCCCTGCTCTTGGGACCCCCGGCCCCCCCTCTCCTGTTCTCGGGACCCCCGGCCCCCCTCGCCCTCGCCCCTGCTTTTGGGACCCCCGGCCCCCCCTCTCCTGTTCTCGGGACCCCCGGCCCCCCTCGCCCTCGCCCCTGCTCTTGGGACCCCCGgccccccctcgcccccgcccCTGCTCTCGGGACCCCCGCGCCCGCCTCACCTTTCTTGATACATTTGTAGAGCTTGCGCGTGAGGCGGCGGGAAGCCAGGGGCTGAGCGATGGGGTTCAGATTGACCAGCAGCTCCTGATAAGTTCGCTCCCCGCAGCTCGCCTCCGCCGGAGCCTCCGGGCCGTCCGGATCGGCCTTTATTTTGGTCATCGCAGGCTCCGCGGCAGCCGAAACCCCCCGAGCAGTccacgcggcccggcccggcgcggcGGGAACCCACTTCCGAGTCGTCGCAGCCGACCGGAAGCTGTCGAACACAACCACCAATTAGGAGACGAGGTCTTCAACTCTGACCAATCGTCGACGCTCAGCTCTTTTAACTGACGACCTGGGAGGGGCGGAGTCTCGGCCCTAGGGGCGGGGCTTTCGCCGGACTGATCGGCTTAGGGGCAGAGGGAATCCGTAAcgaggcggggcctgggggcggggcctgggcgacAGGGGCGGGGAATTCTGCTCAGTGATTCCCGCCGTGCTGTAAACCCGGacactgggggcggggggtaggGGAAAACGGGAAGGAGGATCGCAAATTCGAGGCCGACCCGGCAAAAGGTAGCAAAAAACCAATACAAATGAGAGGGCATGGGGCGTGGTGGCAGCGGGCGGGCGGTCAGCGCGCCAGAAACAACttgggcggaggggggggggggcggcgggaaaggaggaaaggggcgTGACGTGCTGGGAGCGCagggggaggggcgcggcgggTGGAAGGCGGGGCCTCGAGGCGGGGCGTGGCcacgcgcggggggcggggccgcgtggcgggggcggggcccgagtGGCTCCACACACCTGAGCGTCTGGGCCCCGGTCGGACGCCGCTTGCTGAGCTGCGCGTGGACGGCGCGCGCTGGACCCGGCCCCGGGCCTCGCCCCGCAGGTTCAGGTAGAGCCTGACGCCGTTTcctgtttgctttttctctcGTGCGATCGATCCCTTGCCTTTTTCTCTCTCGGAGCCCTGGCCTCTCGTGGAAGCGCCGGGGCCTcaccgccccgccctcccccgagCGCCCGGGCCGGGGCCGCTCGCGCTCTTCCGCGGGGATCCGCTCGGGTGTTGCCCGCGGGGGAGGCGCTCTCGGGCAGGCCCGCGCTCCCCGGCGTTCCCCAGCGCGGTACTCTGCCCTCCGAGTTTGCCGGGTTGCACGCGGAGGGGAAAGGCCGTGCGAGCCGATCGAGGAGGCGCAGGTGAGGGCTGTGGAGTCGGCCGATCAGCGCCGGACCGGCGAAAGCGGGTGGGGTGCGGGGCCGGCCTCCCGGGCTGCGGGCCTGGGGGCCTCCCACCCGCCTCTTCCGCGGGGGTCTCGGAGCCCTCACTGCTCCGGAGGAAGTGGAAGCGCCTCGGGCCCGCTGCTTAGCGGCGAAGGAACGGGGGTGAACGCTGGTGCAGGGATGTTCTGGTAGCTGCGGGGACACAGGTCGGTTAAGTCAACTCACAACTGACCACTAAATCCTGGAGAGAGGGGCACAGTTATTAAAGTCGAATAGAGtgcttaattaatttattgtgtgtgtgtgtggcttgattcagggcctggctgctctcTGCGCTTTTTCGCTCCaggctagccctccaccactgggagccacggcaccacttcctgttttctggtggttaatgggaggtaagagtagcacagactttcctgctccagcttggCTTCCGACAGTGaccctcagtctcagcctcctgagtacctaggatgacggGCCTGAGCCCCCAAGCGCCCAGCtaaatttttttatattaaaaaaaattaatgggctggaaatgtgtcctagtggcagagtgcttgcctcgcacgcgtgaagccctgggttcgattcctcagtaccacataaacagtaaaaaccagaagttggggctggggatatagcctagtggcaagagtgcctgcctcggatacacgaggccctaggttcgattccccagcaccacatatacagaaaacggccagaagcggcgctgtggctcaagtggcagagtgctgctagccttgagtgggaagaagccagggacagtgctcaggccctgagtccaaggcccaggactggccaaaaaaaaaaaaaaaaaaaacaaaccagaagtttTGCTGTggctagaatgctaaccttgagcaaaagaagcgcagcaaagtgcccaggccctgaattcaagccccaggacttgcaaaaaaaaaaaaaaaaaaaaaaacctcaaaaattaTGTTgctgtgttggtactagggcttgtatTTGGGGCCcaaagccacagttccagtttcaccattttggtagttagagatgaGAGCCTcttggatttctctgcctgggctggcttagaaccacagtcctcagatctcagcctcttgagggttgtaggtgtgagttaccagcacctggccaaccTTAACTTTCTGACCTTTGGTCTCCAGGACGAAGTTGTGGCTCCTGTCTGGGTTCTGAGGCCTTCAGACTTGCTTTCAACACACTATACGCATTTCCTGGTGCTTCAGTCTTGATCCGTAGGCCTGTCATGTGGTCTTATGTGAGTGCCTCCTTTCACTTAGAAGGATGCTTTCTGGGATCGTCCATGTGATACCGTTTGTCAGTGCTCTGTTATTAATATTCCATGGTATGAATGTATTGTGTACTGTTCAACAGCAGGTGGATTGGATTGCTACTACCTTGTGGCTGCTGTGGCCAAGAGCGCATTCTTGTATAAGCCTTGAGGCAGGCTTTGCTCAGATCTCTTGGGTCCATACCTAAAACTGGCTTTGCTGGGTCTAAAGGTAACTCATTTGGACTCTTGGGGCGCTGCCAGACTGTTTCCCCAACTGGCCACCACACCATTCCACATTCTTACTAGATAACGTACTGGGATTCCAGTTCCCAGTTCTGCCCAACTCGTACTGTGCTTTTACTGGGCGGGGAGCGGGGTCAcgctgtggttttgatttgcatttcttttttttttttaaatttaatttatttattaattgaacacaaattttttggcaaggtgttgtgcaaaaagggtacagttacatagaagggcagtgtgtacatttcttgtgatatcttacgccctgttttttgatttgcatttctgatGGCTAATGATAGGAAGTGTCGCTTTGTGTGTATGTCTGCCTGTAACGGGGCCTGAACTCACAACCCTTTGCTCTCACATGTTTTTCCGCTCTAGACTGGTGCTCTTCATTTAACTGCAGACACGGTACATGGGCATGTCACTGGCATGCGGAGCCCACAGTTGGTGTACACCGTGGGCTTGCACAACACACTGAGGAGTATACTACCCTCTGTGTTTGCGAGCTCCGTCCACTCATTACTCCCTCCAGGAACCCCGGGCCATCTGGGACATGGCTCTTGCTGTGTGGCTTTGCCTTTTCTAGAACATCATCTTGTTGGAATCCTCGTGCATGTGGCCACTCCACAATTCTGTCTTTCCTGCAGCGGTGTGAATTGAAGGGACATTCATGCCTTTCCATGGCTTCATAGCccactgggttttttttgtttgtttgtttttctttcttgccagtcctggggcttggactcaaggcctgagcactgtctctggtttctttttgctcaaggctagcactctgccacttgagccacagtggttggccttttctgtatatgtggtgctgaggaatcgaacccagggcttcatgtttgcaagCAAGCACtggaccactaggccacattcccagcccagcccagcccaccggTTTTTAACTGCATGTTCTGCTGTCTGGATAGTGTGGTTTATTCGTCATTCACCTACCAAGGTCAGCTTGGTTGCTTTGTGGCAGTTCTAAGGAAAGCTGCTGCAGAGTCTGTGTGctggtgtttgtgtgcatgttcaGGGAGCAGGACTACGGAGTGGGTGCGCCTTATAATACACTGCGAATCAGTGTATCTTCCTCACGCCGGTTCCTCTGTACGTTTGACCTTCCTCTCCCTAAACGCCGATTCCTCTGTACGTTTGACCTTGCCACCAGCAGTGCTGAGCGCTTCTGTTGCTCCTGGCCTTGCCAGCATTCGGTGCTGTCCACGTCATGTGTGTGATTTTGGTCATTCTAATAGATGTGTAGAGAGGCTTattttgacgtgtgtgtgtgtgtgtgtgtgagtgagtgaatgaatactaaggcttaaactcagggccttggtgctcttTCTGaacttttcttgctcaagactggtgctctactacttcagccccagctccacttctggctttttctgttgttggtttttgctggttaattggaggttagaggctcaaggactttccttcctaggccgTCTTCAAACTGAgagccccagatttcagcctctggaatagctagggttacaggcctgagccaccgcaCCCCTCTGACTTTGATTGATGCCGACTGTAGGAGCTGAAGTCAAATAAAAACGGAACTCTGTATAGTTTGTGCCATTTATTGGAAATTGTTGTCATTCTTTTGTAGACCAGTTATGACAGATATTGGCCCAATTGATCCCTAGAAACCCCATCGCAGCCCGGTTTTCTTAGCAGTAGTCGGGAGCTCCCTAGAAAAGAAGCTTAGCCAGGCGCTGacgattcacacctgtaatcctggctagtaaacccaggcaggaaagtctgtgaggctcgtatccccaattaaccaccaaaaaccaggagtggagctgtggctcaagtggtaaagcgctatgaacaaaagaagctctgagctcaagctgTAGGACCAgcgcgcatgtacacacacacacacacacgcgcacacacacacacacacacacacaatcaatgaAGCCTGAAGCTCTTTTACAGAGATGTTGGGGGACAGGGCCTGTGGAGAGAGGGAtcggtgggggcgggagggggggcagtTCTTGGAGGATGGAATGGAACCTTCCTCAGGTACAACCGCTAGGACAAATATTTCTCCAAGAAGCTACAAGCTCAGCTCAACTCGGCCCTTCCAAAAAgtggctctgatttttttttttcagattttgatgtttagattttgtttttctttgaggcagggtctctagACAGCCCCGACTCCAGTTAGATCCTCCTGCCCCCGCCTCCTGAGGGCGGGGACGGCAGATGAGAGCCACCGCGCCCAGCTTTGGCGTTGAGATTTGCAGTCTagaattgtaaaggtgataccgTTAGAAAAAGGTTtgtaggctggaggcatggctcaagcagtagagtgcccgCTCGCAAAGCCGGTACCTCAAAAGGGGAACATACAAGTATATAAAGCAAAAGTTAAACTATTTCTCTCCCTAACCCCATTCCTTCTATTTATAttcttcagacttttttttgagtcctggggcttgaactcggggcctgggctctgtccctgaagttcttttcttccttgctagtgctctacctcttgagccatagtgccacttctattttttttttttttctgaatagttgctggagttaagagtctcatggagtttcctgcctaggctggcttcgaaccacaatcctcagatctcagcctcctaagtagctaggaatacaggtgtgagccactggtgcccagctttttgttgttgttgttgaataaaCATTAAATACATACGAATGCATACATTACATGTTTATATAAATGTTCCTATTGTGAgaccttgtttgtttttcagtgttttcACGATTGCTGATTTTGGTTTTAATGATATGGGGCCTCTTaatcttgcctggcttttttgcccaaagctggtgctctaccacttgagccattctactttgctggttagttgaaaagTCTCAAAGATTggtttgcccgggctggctttgaaccaagatcctcagatctcagcctcccgaataggaaggattacaggtgtgcatcaccaatGCCTGCTTTAGCCGGTGGGTTTTGAGATGGGGTTCTGTGTCAGGCTTGCTGGTACCGCCAGGCCGACAGGTGTGCCCACCATGTCCAGCCCTCTTGAGAAGGAGTCTTGAAAAgattttggcccaggctggcccggaACTGCAGTCTTCCCAGTCTCAGGCCCCAagtggctatgattacaggcatgaaccaccagcgtcCAGCTGTCCTTGCCGTTTTGTATAAAGTTGCAATGAATATTGTGCAATATCTGTAAtacttttaaaattgtctttggCACTTGGGTGCTTGAGTCTATCCGGGGTATTTATTTCATAacattatagggctgggaatatggcctagtggcaagaatacttgcctcatatacatgaagccctgggttcgattcctcagcaccacatagatagaaaaagccagaagaggcgctgtgactcaagtggtagaacgctaactttgagcaaaaagaagccaggggcagtgctcaggccctgagttcaagccccaggactggcaaaaggaaaagataCGCTAGTGCTTGCCTCTCGTATTTCATAACATTATAATTTTGGCTTATGGGGTGGTACTTAATTGTCCTCCGAGGAGGTGGCATTTACAGTTGTTTGAATTGTATCTCTCAGATGTTTGACTGAACTGTGCTGTAGCAaacttgttgtttgtttgctggccCTGGAgtgtgaacccagggcctgggttgctgtccttgaggtttttgctcaaggctggtgctctgccactcgagcctcagctccacttcgggcttttttggtggttaattggagatagacgtctcacagactttccttccctgggctggctttgaaccttgatcctcagacctcagactcctgagtcactgagattacaggtgtgagcccccaccccctggccaaacttttttttttttttttaaggagtcaGGTTATGGTGGTGATAATccagtaagaaaaacaaaatagtgtCTTAATCtccattcatttttgtgtgtgcagtatcggggatcaaacccagagccttgtgcttgtaaGCAAGTGTTCTCCCACCGAGCTGGACGCTGTCAGCCTTCATTTACAGTTCTTTAATTCTTCTGTAAATTGGATTTTTTCTCCcccctattctctctctctcccttctttcctcttctcccttcttcctttcctcctgccttcctccctccctgcctcctcccacttcTGTCTCCCTATCCTCAGCCTCCTTAATTAAGCCTGTCTTGAAGTCAGATCGGGAGAAGCTTGTAAGGGCTTTAGCTCTGCTCACAGCTCTCAGGCCAGAGCTAGGGACTGGGAAGTGCTTCATCCTCAcccactgctcaggccctgctgGTGCTGCCCTCCTGTGGAGAAGTGTGGAATTACCAGCAACTCTTGACTGGCTTTGCCTTATGGACTGTGTACCGTTGCCCCCTTTCATCCTGAGCGATTGCTCAGGCCCTGCTGGTGCTGCCCTCCTGTGGAGATGTATGGAATTGCCAGCAGCTCGTTTTTGCTGTCACTCCACCTCCCGCCATTTTGacccattgttgtttttttttttgcttaacatttgttatttttattaactgggaaaaaaagagtaagaaaacTATATGTTCAACAAGAATATACCAGCGAGTTTGCAGTTCACTTGCAATGAAATATGCAGCCATTGTAATTTATGTTTACAAAGCCCTTCTAAGTCTGAAACATTAATACAAGGATATTAAATAGCATAAACATGTATGTAGTATACTTTCAGTTATGTAAAAAAAACCTCCTGCAAAAATGTTTGAAGGAAAAGTGTCAAAATACAGACAAGTATCTGGAttatcctcctcatcctcatccttctTTATCTTCTTCTTAGTGTTTatgctgggagttgaactcagggcctgggcactatccctaagcttttttgctcaaggctagctctacttctggctatttaaattggagataagagtctcctggacttgcctgcctgggctgcctttgaaccactatccttagatctcagtcttctgagtagttagtattacaggcatgagctaccagcaatgggcttaatttattcttaaaaaaaagtctctgagTTTTTAAGATTTTGAAggggattttattattatttgcttgtATTGGGGTTGGAACTGAGAGTCTTttacttgctcagcttgtttgctagtcctctactacttgagccatgtctccatttctgctttttgtggttctctctctctctctttttggattTTGACCCATTGTTCAGGCTTTGCTTGCACTGTCTTCCTGTGAGGTACGGTATGAAATTACCAGTAGCTACCTGTGGCTGGTTTTGCCTTATGGATTCAGTGTACACTGCCCCCTACCACCCCCAACCCTTTCTCATCCTGACCTCATTGCTCAGGCCTTGCTCACAGTGCCCTCCTGTGGACACGTTTGGTATTACAAGTCGCCAGTTCTCTCTGATGGTGTTCAGTATTTCTCACTTCTCCTGGCCTTGGTTGCACCGCCCTCCTGTGGACAAGTAAGGAGTTACAAGTAGGTAGATCTGGCTGACTGTACAGTGCCCCCACTTCATTCTGAGCCATTGGCTCAAGCTTTGTTTGCACTGCCCTCCTGTGGACTAGTATGGAATTACAAGTAGCTAGTTCTGGCTGTGTATAGTGTGTCCCACTTCATCCCGACCCATTGCTCAGACCTTGCTTGCACTGCCCTCCTGTGGACAATTAAGGAGTTACAAGTAGCTGGTTCTGACTTTGTGTTCAGTGCCCTATTTCTTCATCCTGATCCATTGTGTTCAGTCCTTGCCTTGTGCTGCTTTCCTATAGAGATGTATGGGATTAACAGCTAGTTCTTGCTGACACCCCACCTTCCCCATTTGGACCATTGTTCAGACTTTTCTTGCACTGTCCTGTGGAGAAGTATGGAGTTATCGGTAGCTACCCCAGCTTTTCATTGTGACTCATTGCTTAGACCTTGCTCGCACTGCCCTCCTGTGGACAAGTAAGGCATTACAAGTAGCTGGTTCTAACTGACTTTGTGTGCAGTGCCCTCCCCCACTTTTCCTGATTGGCTCAGGCCTTGCTTGTGCTGCCCTCCTGTGGAGATATATGGAATTACCAGTAGGTACCAGTGGCTGGATTTGCCTTAGGGACTCTGTGTACAGCACTTCTCTCCATCTGCTGGGGAGAAGTACTTTTACTTTCTCTGTGGTATTAGTTACTTGAGGTCCTTCAAGAGTCTCAAAACATTCCATAGAAAATTCTAAAATGAGGccaggccactggtggctcacacctgtaatcctagctctcaggaacCTGAACTcaggattgcggttcgaagccagcccaggcaggaaggtccgtgagactcgttatctccaattaaccatcagaaaactggaagtggcgctgtggctcaaagtggtagagcactagccttgagcaaaagagctcagggacagcgcccaggccttgagttcaagccccatgactaaatgaaaaaaaaattccaaaatgaaAGTCTTCAGTAATTTTTAATGCTGAATAGGatttataattgtttttttttattactgttacACATCTTTTACTGTGTCtagtttataaattaaactttggggctggggatgtagctcggtTTGCAGATTGCTTGCCTGGtacatatgaagccctaggttaagCCCCAGCTTTGGCATAGTTTGTATGCATGGGAAGATGCAGTCTGGCGAGCCCTCCATATCTGGGTTCTCTACCCACAAATTCAGCTAGCTAGGgattgaaacatttttaaaattaggtcTTTACTGTCATTGACAATCCAGACTGAAATCGTCTATCTTAATCTCAATCCCCTTGCCTGATTTACCACCCCTCTCCCCATTCTGGGCTGGAAGTAATCTCCTGGTTTCCTCACGCGCTTTTGTTGTGACTGCTGTGGTTGAGTGACCCTTGTGTGTTGCTTTCTGTTGCGCATatgctccatcttttttttttttttttgccagtcctgggccttggactcagggtctgagcactgtccctggcttctttttgctcaaggctagcactctgccacttgagtcacagcgccacttctggccattttctgtatatgtggtgctggggaatcgaacccagggcttcaagtatacgaggcaagcgctctcgccactaggccatatccccagccctgttccatctttttttttttttttaccatgttttAGTCCCCTTTGTACCTCTATTgctgcttaataaatatttaggaCATGTGTAGGTTTTTTGAGGGTTATTATTCTCTACACAATACGGTATAACACCCATTTATGTTGGGTCTATAGTGTATTAGGTGACTAGAGGTGAAA is part of the Perognathus longimembris pacificus isolate PPM17 chromosome 25, ASM2315922v1, whole genome shotgun sequence genome and harbors:
- the Nhp2 gene encoding H/ACA ribonucleoprotein complex subunit 2; this encodes MTKIKADPDGPEAPAEASCGERTYQELLVNLNPIAQPLASRRLTRKLYKCIKKAVKQKQIRRGVKEVQKFVNKGEKGIMVLAGDTLPIEVYCHLPVMCEDRNLPYVYIPSKTDLGAAAGSKRPTCVIMVKPHEEYQEAYDECLEEVQALPPPL